One Salmo salar chromosome ssa01, Ssal_v3.1, whole genome shotgun sequence DNA window includes the following coding sequences:
- the LOC106580844 gene encoding uncharacterized protein KIAA1522 homolog isoform X2, protein MSGRESVGDLIPQDVAEVFAHERQTKGGRRKKRGGSLGRAFSWFKGKKKKEVNANGQIQDFHSVGPKTVKISPQSHSHVPKQEDEGTHVPSHVQENVFIEGSRPKYLEDLHTEAQEGLKLQQQEETNNGVDYQDDQSIASTVTRQPDETESDSYRERRGSLSDSTILDTMSQVSTRSAVSTRSSRSGLTRQASTFRPLKSEKKPEKAKARRRHRRTTVMGIPQHIQRELGLDRASWAARQVIDEGGLHNGESLDIHTIDGPHLADSQEGVRIYLQSVEGLQPVSEDQVQKFPSRAGHTDDLALLQRMGPQLCGLKRPNSLAVPWMTTASGLLHHPPSPVMSMSPQATYMSKIIPNAVLPPSIDVVEISHNRSRSSVRTVSKSRLLLASPASSRASSRASAMSSASRYNPPHFSDSSGWSHSESSETLVSDSSTVFSNSTTRQGGDGQGSSREMALDRESIHSSVSKASRTSTIKGKGKARGDDGKQEGPFIRSLSVMKSKRAPAPPSRSYSLHKDKMKRRSRDLTDIRVAAPPQSSPVRGGEAKAVSAVETGSSPMPSSNKSSPGYAADTSSLDESSGSVTNSFNTQQQAAREEERNEQPGSTGFSPQKQTPQENIMKKTVSPSSGYPSPGGMPTLPSEQTHNSSPGNKRGILAKLASIFPKAPSPSPVIQPQASDSSKTPRPSPPVNNVTSSPSVMALRELFNIPPPPKVSAPSPPPPEVWAHNKRTFELLLGPPAPNNTDTVVRKNPKDRRQQRQSPSTSREASVKNVSPERRGEESAPEQEAGGVLERVTEPLSKEQTGNPAALTSVSGKGQGSPKSQEKDGLSPVVIEVGDKGPTQIEPSEGMKRNSEVAQKVEQERVQGSQLVVEPEKVKVSQMIGKLEKVQASWLVNEKSVNASVAPGRGLGKVNTEIQTPATEKRTEAQLKMDMLSMLSPALARVSPSPSPPPAHYPPLPPSKQTPPVTILGVPSASTPAPELPLVYPTGESFWPPPPPPMDLATLGDELDLPLPPPPSGCEEGVIMTDPVPPVSEGTVGVPNPARPAPQEVSSVPQGIPQPSPGITECQNQEKKSLSKSSPTPPEEAPTPVVTPSLLQMVKLRSVNNGDQGLKKDQSQGQNQTEVTLRAKQPSNGEAPQKPIRRSLIMTAPPPTVTSPPTTVVSQLPTATVPVAALTSATVPVAALTSAPTTAKFQPSIVHLPSKSSIVTSPTSKSPPASATMRMQEAIRLRTEARSKEGPPSHLSLHSPTSPTGLKFPSSTASFIFAKSTKKVVIETLSTPEAQANLTKNLVAELSSMSNPAKSTETQKEVAVKVPPPVARKPRLKVTDAEPSVETEHVQTAGQEAQPADNTEGSPEAPNGTAVSVEVSPPSSST, encoded by the exons TCCCAAAGCAGGAGGATGAGGGGACTCACGTCCCTTCACACGTCCAGGAGAATGTGTTCATCGAGGGCAGCCGGCCCAAGTACCTGGAGGACCTGCACACTGAGGCCCAGGAGGGACTCAAACTTCAGCAGCAAGAAG AAACAAATAATGGGGTGGATTACCAGGATGACCAAAGCATCGCT TCGACAGTCACCCGGCAGCCTGACGAGACTGAGAGTGAcagttacagagagaggagaggctctTTGTCAGACAGCACTATACTAGACACCATGTCCCAGGTCTCAACACGCTCCGCTGTCTCCACACGGTCCTCACGGTCAGGACTGACCCGCCAAG CATCAACCTTCAGGCCCCTGAAGTCAGAGAAGAAGCCAGAGAAGGCCAAGGCCAGGAGGAGACACAGGAGAACCACAGTTATGGGGATACCACAACACATCCAGAGGGAACTGG GGCTGGATAGAGCATCATGGGCAGCTCGTCAGGTTATAGATGAGGGCGGGCTCCATAACGGGGAGAGCCTGGACATCCACACCATCGATGGGCCTCACCTAGCTGATTCCCAGGAGGGGGTGAGGATATATCTCCAGTCTGTAGAAGGCCTGCAGCCCGTCAGTGAGGACCAGGTTCAGAAGTTCCCCTCCCGGGCCGGTCACACAGATGACCTGGCTCTCCTCCAGCGCATGGGCCCCCAGCTGTGCGGCCTGAAGAGGCCTAATTCTCTGGCCGTCCCCTGGATGACCACGGCGTCCGGCCTGCTGCACCATCCCCCCAGCCCCGTCATGTCCATGTCCCCCCAGGCCACCTACATGTCTAAGATCATCCCCAATGCCGTGCTGCCACCCTCCATCGACGTGGTGGAGATTAGCCATAACCGCAGCCGGAGCAGTGTCCGTACCGTCAGTAAGAGCAGACTCCTGCTGGCCAGCCCTGCCTCCTCCAGAGCCTCCTCCCGCGCCTCCGCCATGTCCTCCGCCTCCCGATACAACCCACCACACTTCTCTGACAGCTCTGGATGGAGCCACTCTGAGTCCTCTGAGACCCTGGTGTCTGACTCCTCCACCGTCTTCTCCAACAGCACCACCAGACAGGGGGGGGATGGGCAGGGCTCATCCAGGGAGATGGCCCTGGACAGAGAGAGTATCCACTCCTCTGTTAGTAAGGCCTCCAGGACCTCAACCATCAAAGGCAAGGGGAAAGCCAGAGGGGATGATGGGAAACAGGAGGGGCCCTTCATCCGGAGCCTATCTGTGATGAAGTCCAAGAGGGCACCGGCCCCACCCAGCCGCTCCTACTCCTTACACAAGGACAAGATGAAGCGGCGCTCGCGGGACCTGACTGACATCAGGGTGGCTGCCCCTCCCCAAAGCAGCCCAGTCCGTGGTGGGGAGGCTAAGGCAGTCAGTGCTGTGGAGACCGGCTCTTCTCCCATGCCCTCCAGTAACAAAAGTAGCCCTGGATACGCAGCAGACACCAGCTCTCTGGATGAGTCCTCGGGCTCTGTGACCAACTCCTTTAACACCCAACAGCAGGCAgccagggaagaggagaggaatgagCAGCCAGGCTCCACAGGCTTCTCTCCCCAGAAACAGACCCCCCAGGAAAACATCATGAAGAAGACTGTTTCCCCCTCCAGCGGCTATCCCAGCCCGGGTGGCATGCCCACCCTCCCCTCCGAACAGACCCATAACTCATCCCCAGGAAACAAGAGGGGCATCCTGGCCAAACTAGCAAGCATTTTCCCCAAGGCACCATCCCCATCACCTGTTATTCAGCCACAGGCCTCTGACAGCAGCAAGACGCCTCGTCCATCCCCTCCAGTCAACAATGTAACTTCCTCACCTTCAGTCATGGCACTCAGAGAGCTGTTCAACATCCCTCCCCCACCCAAAGTGtctgccccctctcctcctcccccggaGGTATGGGCACACAACAAGCGCACTTTTGAACTGCTGCTAGGTCCCCCGGCCCCCAACAACACGGATACGGTGGTGCGAAAGAACCCAAAGGATCGACGACAGCAGAGGCAGTCTCCTTCCACATCAAGAGAGGCTTCTGTTAAGAACGTGTCacctgagaggagaggtgaggagtctGCACCAgagcaggaggcaggaggtgtgCTAGAGAGGGTCACTGAGCCTCTGTCTAAAGAGCAGACCGGTAATCCAGCAGCACTAACATCTGTGTCAGGAAAGGGTCAGGGAAGTCCAAAGAGCCAGGAAAAAGATGGGTTGAGTCCAGTGGTTATAGAAGTGGGAGATAAAGGACCGACTCAAATAGAGCCTTCTGAAGGAATGAAAAGGAATAGTGAAGTGGCACAGAAAGTTGAACAAGAGAGGGTACAAGGAAGTCAGTTGGTGGTTGAACCAGAGAAGGTCAAGGTAAGTCAGATGATAGGTAAACTAGAGAAGGTCCAGGCAAGTTGGTTGGTAAATGAAAAGTCAGTGAACGCCTCAGTAGCTCCAGGAAGGGGCCTAGGAAAagtaaatacagaaatacagactCCTGCTACAGAGAAAAGGACTGAAGCTCAACTTAAAATGGACATGTTGTCTATGCTTAGCCCTGCTCTAGCACGCGTCTCCccatctccttctcctcccccagcacactatcctccccttcccccttccAAACAGACCCCGCCAGTGACCATACTTGGGGTCCCCTCAGCTTCTACACCCGCTCCAGAGCTCCCACTAGTCTACCCCACTGGGGAATCCTTCTggcctcctcccccacctcccatGGACTTGGCCACCCTTGGCGATGAGCTTGACCTCCCCCTTCCCCCACCACCCAGTGGTTGTGAGGAGGGGGTTATTATGACAGACCCTGTGCCCCCTGTTTCAGAGGGGACAGTGGGTGTTCCAAACCCTGCCCGACCTGCACCTCAGGAAGTTTCATCTGTACCCCAGGGAATACCGCAGCCCAGTCCAGGGATCACAGAGTGCCAGAACCAAGAGAAGAAGTCCCTCAGCAAGAGCTCTCCCACTCCCCCAGAGGAGGCCCCCACTCCTGTGGTCACCCCCTCCCTTCTGCAGATGGTCAAGCTGAGGTCTGTCAATAATGGTGACCAGGGTCTGAAAAAAGACCAGAGTCAGGGACAGAACCAGACAGAGGTCACTTTGAGGGCCAAACAACCCAGTAACGGGGAGGCTCCCCAGAAGCCTATTCGAAGGTCTCTGATCATGACAGCtccccctcccactgtcacatCCCCacctactactgttgtctcacaacTTCCCACAGCCACTGTCCCAGTGGCAGCCCTAACCTCAGCCACTGTCCCAGTGGCAGCCCTAACCTCAGCCCCAACCACAGCCAAGTTCCAGCCCAGCATAGTTCATTTACCCTCAAAGTCATCTATTGTCACCTCTCCTACAAGTAAGTCTCCTCCTGCCTCAGCCACCATGAGGATGCAGGAGGCCATTCGCTTGAGGACAGAGGCCAGAAGTAAAGAGGGGCCTCCCTCTCATCTCAGCCTGCACTCCCCAACTTCACCAACAGGTCTCAAGTTCCCCTCATCTACCGCCAGTTTCATCTTCGCCAAGAGCACAAAGAAGGTTGTCATAGAGACCCTCTCAACCCCTGAGGCCCAGGCCAATCTCACAAAGAACCTGGTGGCTGAGCTTTCATCCATGTCAAATCCAGCCAAGTCcacagaaacacagaaagagGTAGCAGTCAAGGTGCCGCCACCTGTGGCAAGAAAACCCAGGCTTAAGGTCACAGATGCAGAGCCCAGTGTGGAGACTGAGCATGTGCAAACTGCGGGACAGGAAGCACAGCCAGCAGACAACACTGAGG GTTCTCCAGAGGCTCCAAACGGGACAGCAGTAAGTGTTGAAGtgtcaccaccatcatcatccacATGA